A single Mus musculus strain 129S1/SvImJ chromosome 12 genomic scaffold, GRCm38.p6 alternate locus group 129S1/SvImJ 129S1/SVIMJ_MMCHR12_CTG1 DNA region contains:
- the Adam6a gene encoding a disintegrin and metalloprotease domain 6 (The RefSeq protein has 5 substitutions compared to this genomic sequence) produces MLSLTWGMRLVERPVVPRVLLLLFALWLLLLVPVWCSQGHPTWRYISSEVVIPRKEIYHTKGLQAQRLLSYSLRFRGQRHIIHLRRKTLIWPRHLLLTTQDDQGALQMEYPFFPVDCYYIGYLEGILQSMVTVDTCYGGLSGVIKLDNLTYEIKPLNDSQSFEHLVSQIVSESDDTGPMNAWKHWSHNTGSPSSRLEYADGAPRLSSKNYATHPAAIKGHFQATHSVYSASGGDKLSSTVEYLFKVISLMDTYLTNLHMRYYVFLMTVYTEADPFSQDFRVPGGQAHTFYERVFYAHFRPDAGAIINKNSPGDDAVNPAERSICSPSALICLGQHGRNPLFLSIIITNRVGRSLGLKHDEGYCICQRRNTCIMFKNPQLTDAFSNCSLAEISNILNTPDLMPCLFYDRHVYYNTSLTYKFCGNFKVDNNEQCDCGSQKACYSDPCCGNDCRLTPGSICDKELCCANCTYSPSGTLCRPIQNICDLPEYCSGSKFICPDDTYLQDGTPCSEEGYCYKGNCTDRNIQCMEIFGVSAKNANIKCYDINKQRFRFGHCTRAEESLTFNACADQDKLCGRLQCTNVTNLPFLQEHVSFHQSVISGVTCFGLDEHRGTETADAGLVRHGTPCSRGKFCDRGACNGSLSRLGYDCTPEKCNFRGVCNNRRNCHCHFGWSPPKCKEEGHSGSIDSGSPPVQRRIIKQNLEPVVYLRILFGRIYFLFVALLFGIATRVGVTKIFRFEDLQAALRSWQEQAKDK; encoded by the coding sequence ATGTTATCTCTGACCTGGGGCATGAGGCTAGTGGAAAGACCTGTGGTCCCCAGGGTCCTCCTCTTGCTATTTGCACTCTGGCTGCTCCTCCTGGTTCCAGTCTGGTGTTCTCAAGGCCATCCCACTTGGCGTTACATCTCATCGGAGGTGGTTATTCCTCGGAAGGAGATCTACCATACCAAAGGACTTCAAGCACAAAGACTGCTCTCGTATAGCTTGCGTTTTCGGGGCCAGAGACATATCATCCACCTGCGGAGAAAGACACTCATTTGGCCCAGACACTTGTTGCTGACAACTCAAGATGACCAAGGAGCCTTACAGATGGAGTACCCCTTTTTTCCTGTAGATTGTTACTATATTGGCTACCTGGAGGGGATCCCGCAATCCATGGTCACTGTGGATACTTGTTATGGGGGCCTGTCAGGGGTCATAAAGTTGGATAACCTTACCTATGAAATCAAACCCCTCAATGATTCACAGAGCTTTGAACACCTTGTTTCTCAGATAGTATCTGAGTCTGATGACACAGGGCCTATGAATGCATGGAAGCACTGGAGCCATaatacaggttctccctcctccAGATTGGAATATGCAGATGGAGCTCCCAGACTATCTAGTAAGAATTACGCTACACATCCAGCTGCTATAAAAGGCCACTTTCAAGCAACCCATTCTGTATATAGTGCTTCTGGAGGTGACAAACTTTCATCTACTGTTGAGTATTTGTTTAAAGTCATTAGTTTAATGGACACCTATCTGACCAATCTTCATATGCGGTACTATGTCTTTCTCATGACTGTGTATACCGAGGCTGATCCATTTTCACAAGATTTTCGAGTTCCAGGAGGGCAGGCTCATACTTTCTATGAGAGAGTATTTTATGCTCATTTTAGGCCTGATGCAGGAGCTATAATTAACAAGAATTCGCCAGGAGATGATGCTGTTAATCCAGCTGAGAGGAGTATATGTTCTCCCTCAGCCCTAATTTGTCTTGGTCAACATGGTCGAAAtcctttatttttatctattataATAACCAATCGTGTTGGAAGGAGTTTAGGCCTAAAACATGATGAGGGGTACTGTATCTGCCAGAGAAGGAACACCTGCATCATGTTCAAAAATCCTCAATTAACAGATGCTTTCAGCAATTGTTCCCTTGCAGAGATAAGCAACATACTTAATACTCCTGGTCTGATGCCATGTCTTTTCTATGACCGTCATGTTTATTATAATACATCAATGACTTATAAGTTTTGTGGAAACTTCAAAGTAGATAACAATGAGCAGTGTGACTGTGGCTCCCAAAAGGCATGTTATTCAGATCCCTGCTGTGGAAATGATTGCAGGTTAACACCTGGTAGCATTTGTGATAAAGAATTATGCTGTGCAAATTGCACTTACAGTCCTTCTGGGACACTCTGCAGACCTATCCAGAACATATGTGATCTTCCAGAGTACTGTAGTGGCTCTAAGTTCATTTGCCCAGATGACACTTATCTGCAAGATGGGACACCATGCTCAGAAGAGGGTTACTGCTATAAAGGTAACTGCACTGATCGCAACATACAATGCATGGAAATCTTTGGTGTAAGTGCTAAGAATGCTAATATTAAGTGCTATGACATCAACAAACAACGGTTTCGATTTGGGCATTGTACTAGAGCAGAAGAAAGCCTCACATTCAATGCTTGTGCTGATCAGGACAAGCTGTGTGGAAGGTTGCAGTGTACCAATGTCACCAATCTTCCATATTTGCAAGAACATGTTTCATTCCATCAATCGGTTATCTCTGGGGTTACCTGCTTTGGGCTTGATGAACATCGTGGGACagaaacagcagatgctggattGGTGAGACATGGTACCCCGTGTTCAAGGGGTAAGTTCTGTGATCGAGGAGCTTGCAATGGAAGTTTATCTCGTTTGGGTTATGACTGCACCCCAGAAAAATGCAATTTCAGAGGAGTGTGTAACAATCGTCGGAATTGCCATTGCCATTTTGGTTGGAGCCCTCCAAAGTGCAAAGAAGAGGGACACAGTGGGAGCATAGACAGTGGGTCCCCTCCGGTTCAAAGGCGCATAATAAAACAGAACCTAGAGCCAGTAGTGTATTTAAGAATACTCTTTGGTCGTATTTACTTCCTCTTTGTTGCACTGCTCTTTGGCATTGCCACTCGTGTAGGAGTTACTAAGATATTTAGGTTTGAAGACTTGCAAGCTGCTTTACGTTCTTGGCAAGAACAAGCAAAGGACAGGTAA